From Lathamus discolor isolate bLatDis1 chromosome 15, bLatDis1.hap1, whole genome shotgun sequence, a single genomic window includes:
- the C5 gene encoding complement C5 — MMVLICYFVLLFSGTSLSQEKTYVLTAPKIFRAGASEKVVVQAFGYEKEFPVNIAIKSFPDKLAVYSSGHVSLTPANKFQDAVTLTLQPTDLPRTENSANYVYLEAVSPHFTRAKKIPVSYESGFLFIHTDKPVYTPDQSVKVRVYSLNEELQPARRETVLTFVDPEGVKVDIIEEEDFTGIVSFPDFKIPPNPKYGIWKIEAKYKKDFVTSAVAKFEVKEYAMPSFSIVIEPESNFISSDKFENFRIIVKASYFYNKKLTSADVFLRFGIIEETGKRMMPRAMHVTRIENGIAEINFDCKKAVSFIGIHSLEELDGSYLYIVASVLESEGGLSGEAEFSGVRFAVSPYKLSLVATPLFVKPGLPFFIKVQVKDTVGDFVGKLPVTVTAKSFSEQMDETELIPEGSESGRRRTSLNDGTALFVVNIPSDSKVLEFQVKTADPHLSDENQASKTYEAKAYSSLSRSYLYIDWASNHKTLEVGDVININVYPRSQYSHRIHHYSYLITSKGKIVTFGTQKRIKDLEYEHLTFQITQEMVPSARLIVYYIVMGEQTAELVADSVWLNVEQKCGNSLDIKLQSRKEILNPAEVVSLNMKTQFNSFVALSSIDKAIYGVTGRGKRAMEKIMLQLEKSDLGCGAGGGQNNVGVFRMAGLTFLTNTNAEDSNEADDTCNEVLRTKRSDFKEKILKEVSKYGHPEIRKCCMAGVRAYPVTETCSDRAQRIRSNQKCISAFKDCCEFANRLRDEEPNKLLILARMHFETFLELDEAEVRSYFPESWLWEVHQVSPRSKTLSVTLPDSLTTWEVQGVGISDKGICVAAPLEVQVVKDIFLSIYVPYSVVRGEQIELKGSVYNHRASAIKFCVKISAGNGICSFGDSAPTGSRMHGCNLKNLDGGSSSPVTFRILPLELGLHTINFTLLTARNSETVVKTLRVMPEGVKKELHSGFTLDPQGVYGSIKRRQEFRYKIPLNLVPKTKIDRSVSVKGHFMGEAIATVLSPSGLSILANLPKGSAEAELMSIAPVFYVFHYLEESNNWHLLGPETLTSRTQMRRKMKEGIVSILSFRNSDFSYSMWKNGQASTWLTAFALRILGQVNQYVNLDQISVCNSLLWLIDNCQMPDGSFSEFSNYQPVKLQGTLPREAKEKSLYLTAFSVIGIEKSIQICPTQKIHDAKNKAGDYLLKNVQSAQSPFTMAITSYALALVDLNHQAARAAFSALKKEASVIGDPPIYRFWKDTLKSVDEHTPSSVTAQMVETTAYALLTTLLRGDKNYADPIIKWLSEEQRYGGGFYSTQDTINALEALTEYSLLIKRLNLDMNVKVAYKNHGELNVFKLTEDNFVGRTMTVPLDDDIYVSTGSSTGVATVNVRTVYNTIGTSEESCNFELKIVPKRDDGYRREEGEPLGRLEACAKYRPGVREPQSGSAHAVMDIGLVSGLEANTDDLNTLASGVDQLIADYEIKDGHVILQIDSVPANNFLCVGFRISELFQVGMLNPATFTVYEYHAPDKKCTIFYNPYGNEKLVRLCEGDECKCMEAECGKVQDRLDRSITADTRREAACQKDIAYVYKVNILSRSEEGYFVKYSATLLDLYKRGQAFAQKNNEITFVKKKTCTDVELSPGEQYLIMGKEALKISVGYNFKFQYPLDSSTWIEWWPSTTACTFCQEFLNTMEDFAEDLMITGC, encoded by the exons ATGATGGTCTTAatatgttattttgttttgctattttcTGGAACATCTTTAAGCCAAGAGAAAAC ATATGTCCTTACAGCACCAAAGATCTTCCGAGCTGGGGCATCTGAGAAAGTTGTAGTTCAAGCTTTTGGTTATGAAAAAGAATTTCCGGTCAATATTGCCATAAAAAGCTTTCCCGATAAACTTGCCGTTTATTCTTCTGGCCATGTTTCTTTAACTCCAGCCAACAAATTCCAAGATGCTGTAACTTTAACA CTTCAGCCAACAGATCTGCCAAGAACGGAGAATTCAGCCAATTATGTGTATTTGGAAGCTGTTTCTCCACATTTTACAAGAGCAAAAAAAATTCCTGTTTCCTATGAGAgtggatttctttttattcataCGGACAAACCAGTTTATACTCCTGATCAGTCAG TGAAAGTCAGGGTTTACTCTCtgaatgaagaactgcagccagCTCGGCGAGAAACTGTCCTAACTTTTGTG GACCCTGAAGGAGTAAAAGTGGATATTATAGAAGAAGAAGATTTTACAGGAatagtttcttttcctgactTCAAGATTCCTCCTAATCCTAA GTATGGAATTTGGAAGATTGAAGCCAAGTATAAGAAGGATTTTGTAACCTCTGCTGTTGCAAAATTTGAAGTTAAGGAATATG CAATGCCAAGCTTTTCCATCGTCATAGAGCCAGAAAGTAACTTCATTAGTTCTGATAAATTTGAGAACTTTAGGATTATTGTGAAAGCCAG ctatttttataataaaaagcTTACAAGTGCTGATGTTTTTCTTCGTTTTGGAATAAttgaagaaactggaaaaagaatGATGCCTCGTGCCATGCATGTAACTAGG ATAGAAAATGGCATTGCTGAGATCAATTTTGACTGTAAGAAAGCAGTGAGTTTTATAGGGATTCACAGTCTAGAAGAATTGGATGGGTCATATTTATACATTGTGGCATCAGTGTTGGAGTCGGAAG GTGGCCTCAGCGGTGAAGCAGAATTTTCTGGAGTCAGATTTGCTGTATCTCCTTACAAACTGAGTTTGGTTGCTACTCCTCTCTTTGTGAAGCCTGGACTTCCATTCTTCATTAAG GTGCAGGTGAAAGATACAGTAGGTGACTTTGTTGGGAAATTGCCTGTAACTGTCACTGCAAAATCCTTTAGTGAGCAAATGGATGAGACTGAGTTGATACCAGAGGGCTCAGAATCTGGGAGAAGGAGAACAAGCTTGAATGATGGAACTGCTTTGTTTGTTGTTAATATCCCATCTGATAGCAAAGTACTGGAGTTTCAA GTAAAAACTGCAGATCCTCATCTTTCAGATGAAAACCAAGCAAGTAAAACCTATGAAGCAAAAGCTTATTCATCATTAAGTCGGAGTTATCTATATATTGACTGGGCTTCCAACCACAAAACACTAGAAGTAGGGGatgtaataaatattaatgtatATCCACGTAGTCAGTATAGTCATAGAATACACCACTACAGCTATTTG ATCACATCAAAAGGGAAGATAGTAACCTTTGGAACTCAGAAGAGAATTAAGGATTTGGAATATGAACATCTGACTTTTCAGATAACCCAAGAAATGGTTCCTTCAGCACGTCTTATTGTTTACTACATAGTCATGGGAGAACAAACTGCTGAGTTAGTAGCTGATTCAGTTTGGCTGAATGTGGAACAGAAATGTGGGAATAGTCTTGAT ATCAAGCTGCAGTCAAGGAAAGAGATCCTGAATCCAGCAGAAGTTGTATCGCTTAATATGAAAACACAATTCAATTCCTTTGTTGCTTTGTCATCTATTGACAAGGCAATATATGGAGtcacaggaagaggaaagagagcAATGGAAAAA ataaTGCTACAGTTGGAAAAGAGTGACCTTGGGTGTGGTGCTGGAGGAGGACAGAACAATGTTGGTGTCTTCCGAATGGCTGGGCTTACGTTTTTAACCAATACAAATGCTGAAGATTCAAATGAAGCAG ATGACACTTGCAATGAAGTTTTAAGAACCAAACGGTCTGACTTCAAGGAGAAGATACTCAAAGAAG tATCCAAATATGGACATCCAGAAATCCGGAAGTGCTGCATGGCTGGAGTCAGAGCCTATCCAGTCACTGAGACCTGCAGTGACAGAGCTCAGAGAATTCGGAGTAACCAGAAGTGCATCTCTGCATTCAAAGATTGCTGTGAATTTGCAAACAGGCTGCGGGACGAAGAGCCTAATAAGCTTCTGATATTGGCCAGAATGC ATTTTGAGACTttcttggaactggatgaggcAGAAGTTCGTAGCTACTTCCCTGAAAGCTGGTTATGGGAGGTCCACCAAGTTTCCCCAAG GTCAAAGACTCTGTCTGTCACCTTGCCTGATTCACTAACTACCTGGGAAGTACAAGGTGTTGGCATTTCTGATAAAG GTATATGTGTTGCTGCACCCCTGGAAGTGCAAGTGGTAAAAGATATCTTCCTGAGCATTTATGTTCCTTATTCTGTGGTGCGAGGAGAGCAAATTGAGTTAAAAGGATCAGTTTATAACCACAGAGCTTCTGCAATTAAG ttctgtgttAAAATATCAGCTGGAAATGGAATCTGCTCCTTTGGAGATTCTGCACCTACTGGGTCGAGAATGCACGGTTGTAACCTTAAGAATCTAGATGGTGGTTCTTCATCCCCAGTTACATTCAGAATACTTCCTTTGGAATTAGGTCTTCACACTATCAACTTTACATTGCTGACAGCCAGGAACAGTGAAACTGTGGTTAAAACTTTACGTGTAatg CCAGAAGGCGTTAAGAAAGAACTTCATTCAGGTTTCACTTTGGACCCACAGGGTGTTTATG GCTCAATCAAGAGACGACAAGAATTTCGATACAAAATCCCACTAAACCTGGTCCCTAAAACAAAAATTGATAGAAGTGTTAGTGTCAAAG ggCATTTCATGGGTGAAGCAATTGCCACAGTCCTCAGTCCTAGTGGTCTCAGTATTCTGGCTAATCTGCCAAAGGGCAGCGCAGAAGCAGAGTTGATGAGTATTGCCCCAGTATTTTATGTGTTTCACTACTTGGAAGAGTCAAATAATTGGCATTTGCTGGGTCCTGAAACCTTAACTTCAAGAACTCAAATGAGGAGGAAGATGAAAGAAG GAATTGTGAGCATATTGTCATTCAGGAATTCTGACTTCTCATACAGCATGTGGAAGAATGGGCAAGCTAGCACGTG GTTGACAGCTTTTGCTCTGAGGATTCTCGGACAAGTTAATCAATATGTAAATCTTGATCAGATTTCTGTTTGTAATTCCCTTCTGTGGTTGATTGATAACTGTCAAATGCCAGATGGGTCATTCAGTGAATTTTCAAATTACCAACCAGTGAAACTCCAG GGTACCTTACCTAGAGAAgctaaagaaaaatctttgtatctcacagcattttctgttaTTGGAATTGAGAAGTCAATTCAAATATGTCCTACTCAG AAAATCCATGatgctaaaaataaagcaggagaTTATTTGCTGAAGAATGTGCAATCTGCTCAGAGCCCCTTCACTATGGCAATAACCTCGTATGCTTTAGCTCTTGTGGATTTGAACCACCAAGCTGCACGAGCAGCATTCTCTGCACTGAAGAAGGAAGCATCTGTCATAG GTGACCCTCCTATTTACCGGTTTTGGAAGGATACTCTCAAATCAGTAGACGAGCATACTCCCAGCTCTGTTACTGCACAAATGGTTGAAACCACAGCATATGCCTTGCTCACTACTTTGCTAAGAGGGGATAAAAACTATGCTGATCCAATCATCAAATGGTTGTCTGAAGAACAAAGGTATGGTGGAGGATTCTATTCGACTCAG GACACAATTAATGCCCTCGAGGCCTTGACTGAATATTCACTTCTTATCAAACGGCTTAATTTGGACATGAATGTTAAGGTAGCATATAAAAACCATGGAGAACTCAATGtgtttaaactgacagaagatAACTTTGTGGGAAGAACTATGACA GTACCTCTGGATGATGACATATATGTAAGCACTGGCAGCAGTACTGGCGTAGCTACAGTAAAT GTGAGGACAGTATATAACACAATCGGAACTTCTGAAGAGTCATGTAACTTTGAATTGAAGATTGTTCCAAAGAGAGATGATG GTTACAGAAGAGAAGAAGGTGAGCCACTGGGGCGCTTAGAGGCTTGTGCGAA GTATAGGCCTGGTGTGAGAGAGCCACAGTCAGGGTCTGCTCATGCTGTGATGGACATAGGTTTGGTTAGTGGATTGGAAGCAAATACAGATGACTTAAATACT CTTGCAAGTGGCGTTGATCAATTGATAGCAGATTATGAGATAAAAGATGGGCATGTTATTCTGCAGATAGACTCT GTACCAGCTAATAATTTTCTCTGTGTTGGGTTCCGAATAAGTGAGCTTTTCCAGGTTGGAATGCTAAATCCTGCCACATTCACTGTGTATGAATATCATGCACCAG ATAAAAAGTGCACTATATTTTATAACCCCTATGGAAATGAAAAACTTGTGAGACTCTGTGAAGGAGATGAGTGCAAGTGCATGGAAG CTGAGTGTGGTAAAGTACAAGACAGACTAGATCGGTCAATAACTGCTGATACCAGGAGAGAAGCTGCATGCCAGAAGGATATTGCATATG TTTATAAAGTGAACATTTTATCTCGCAGTGAAGAGGGTTATTTTGTAAAGTATTCTGCAACTCTGCTGGATCTCTATAAAAGAG GGCAGGCTTTTgctcagaaaaataatgaaataaccTTTGTTAAAAAGAAGACCTGTACAGATGTTGAGTTGAGCCCAGGAGAGCAATATTTGATCATGGGAAAAGAAGCCTTGAAGATAAGTGTTGGTTACAATTTCAA ATTCCAGTATCCTTTGGACTCCAGCACCTGGATTGAGTGGTGGCCTTCAACTACAGCATGTACATTTTGTCAAGAGTTTTTGAATACAATGGAAGATTTTGCTGAAGATCTCATGATCACTGGCTGCTGA